One genomic region from Populus nigra chromosome 8, ddPopNigr1.1, whole genome shotgun sequence encodes:
- the LOC133702385 gene encoding uncharacterized protein LOC133702385, giving the protein MWWRSASFILDKQQSDTVPRQRNPPDTLTLPSPPPLSMADGLQNPNPQNNISAYYQTRAAHHAVVTSDWLAQAQAAIGHDLDDAPETNVATVAGKPFSVIDEFNSWRKQPELAEAVAAIRALAAVIRNCQATTMMELEIELKKASDSLKSWDTTSISLTAGCDLFMRYVTRTSALEYEDFNSAKSRLIERAEKFGEISYKARRIIAMLSQDFIFDGCTILVHGFSRVVFEVLKTAAQSKKLFRVFCTEGRPDRTGLRLSNELAKLDVPVKLLIDSAVAYTMDEIDMVFVGADGVVESGGIINMMGTFQIAMVAHSMNKPVYVAAESYKFARLYPLDQKDMVPALRPIDFGVPIPSKVEVETSARDYTPPQYLTLLFTDLGVLTPSVVSDELIQLYL; this is encoded by the exons atgtGGTGGAGATCGGCCTCTTTCATCCTGGACAAACAACAAAGCGACACCGTTCCCCGTCAACGCAATCCCCCCGACACTCTCACTCTCCCATCCCCACCACCTCTCTCTATGGCCGATGGTCTCCAAAACCCCAACCCCCAAAACAACATCTCCGCTTATTACCAGACACGCGCCGCCCACCACGCCGTGGTCACCAGCGACTGGCTCGCCCAGGCCCAGGCTGCTATCGGCCATGACCTAGACGACGCCCCGGAGACTAATGTTGCAACTGTCGCCGGAAAGCCGTTTAGTGTGATTGATGAGTTCAATAGCTGGAGGAAGCAGCCTGAGTTGGCGGAGGCTGTGGCGGCGATCAGGGCGCTTGCCGCCGTTATCAGGAATTGTCAGGCTACTACTATGATGGAGCTTGAAATTGAGCTTAAAAAGGCCTCTGATTCGCTTAAA TCATGGGACACAACCTCGATATCTTTGACTGCAGGTTGTGATCTGTTCATGCGATATGTGACTAGAACTTCTGCTTTAGAATATGAGGACTTTAATTCAGCTAAATCTCGGTTGATCGAGCGTGCGGAGAAGTTTGGGGAGATATCTTACAAG GCACGTAGGATCATTGCCATGCTTAGCCAAGATTTTATCTTTGATGGTTGCACGATTTTGGTGCATGGTTTCTCCAGAGTTGTGTTCGAAGTTCTGAAAACAGCAGCTCAAAGTAAAAAACTCTTTAGAGTTTTCTGCACAG AGGGAAGGCCTGATAGGACAGGCTTACGGTTGTCCAATGAGCTGGCCAAGCTTGATGTTCCTGTGAAACTCCTTATAGACTCTGCTGTCGCATATACTATGGATGAGATAGACATGGTATTTGTCGGAGCAGATGGAGTGGTTGAAAGTGGAGGTATAATCAACATGATGGGAACATTCCAGATTGCAATGGTTGCACACAGCATGAATAAGCCTGTTTATGTGGCTGCTGAAAGCTATAAG TTTGCTCGTCTCTATCCATTGGACCAGAAAGACATGGTTCCTGCTTTACGCCCGATTGATTTTGGGGTGCCCATTCCATCAAAGGTTGAGGTTGAAACATCTGCTCGGGACTATACTCCTCCGCAGTATCTTACTTTACTCTTCACTGATCTTGGTGTACTGACTCCATCTGTAGTCAGTGATGAACTCATTCAGCTATACTTGTAG
- the LOC133702399 gene encoding uncharacterized protein LOC133702399, producing the protein MKIKHFIFLLLHNLLLYIHLSPSLHFSQAPCLFSSLLSLDSSQKMLTNFKIPFKMEGCMNKEAITKTTYASSKKGLMVAGLQSLLLEGDISNVVTKSALKTHRLQVQASSIEYCYLKSCYLCNKILSLDKDVYMYRGDQGFCSIECRNRQIVLDEMRELEASGKERLKSYEHCSTTAGRHETRRVLEELRRSHKPLPHENHWTIAS; encoded by the exons ATGAAAATTAagcatttcatttttcttcttttgcacaATCTGCTTCTATATATccatctctctccctctcttcacTTCTCACAAGCTCCTTGCTTATTTTCCTCTCTTCTCTCACTCGACTCTTCACAGAAAATGTTAACAAATTTCAAGATTCCCTTCAAAATGGAGGGATGTATGAACAAGGAAGCCATAACTAAAACCACTTATGCAAGCTCAAAGAAGGGCTTAATGGTTGCCGGGTTGCAAAGCCTGTTACTAGAAGGAGATATTTCTAATGTTGTCACTAAATCTGCTTTGAAAACACATCGCCTTCAAGTCCAGGCTAGCTCCATTGAATATTGCTACCTCAAATCATGTTACTTATGCAACAAGATATTGAGCCTTGACAAGGATGTCTACATGTACAG GGGTGATCAAGGCTTTTGTAGCATAGAGTGCAGGAACAGGCAGATTGTTTTGGATGAAATGAGAGAACTAGAAGCGTCTGGCAAGGAAAGATTAAAATCTTATGAGCACTGCAGTACCACTGCCGGTCGGCATGAGACTCGCCGAGTCCTAGAAGAGCTCCGCCGGAGCCATAAACCACTTCCTCATGAAAACCATTGGACAATAGCCTCCTAG